The following proteins are encoded in a genomic region of Natrinema sp. DC36:
- the hisI gene encoding phosphoribosyl-AMP cyclohydrolase gives MDDDVSVDFGEDGLVPAVAQDADSGEVLMLAYVSPEALERTRETGRAHYYSRSREELWEKGATSGHVQDVAEVRVDCDADTLLYLVDQEGGACHTGHRSCFYRTIDGENVGEQVFDPDAVYE, from the coding sequence ATGGACGACGACGTTTCGGTCGACTTCGGCGAGGACGGACTCGTCCCCGCCGTGGCACAGGACGCCGACTCCGGCGAGGTGCTCATGCTCGCGTACGTCTCACCGGAGGCCCTCGAGCGGACCCGCGAGACCGGCCGCGCACACTACTACTCCCGGAGCCGCGAGGAACTCTGGGAGAAGGGTGCGACGAGTGGCCACGTGCAGGATGTCGCAGAAGTCCGTGTCGACTGCGACGCCGACACGCTCCTCTATCTGGTCGATCAGGAGGGCGGCGCGTGTCACACCGGCCATCGGTCGTGTTTCTACCGGACGATCGACGGGGAGAACGTCGGCGAGCAAGTGTTCGATCCCGACGCCGTGTACGAATAG